The DNA region TCGATGGTGCGCATATTCGTACATTGTTGCTCACATTCTTCTATCGCCAAATGACAGAATTAGTAGAGCGTGGGCATATCTACATTGCTCAACCACCACTGTACAAAGTAAAACAAGGTAGAGATGAACGTTATCTTAAAGATGAGCAGGAGTTGGATATCTACCTACTGCAGTCTGCGCTAAAAAATGCAGAGTTAGACACTAAAACTAGTGCTGGCATCTTAAAAGATGAGGCTTTAACTGAAATAGCAAAACAAGTGGTGTTAACTGAAGCAGTGATTCGCCGTATTTCTTCACTGTATGATGAAAGCGTTCTACGCGCGATTCAAGATGCTGGTGAAATCAATTTAAGCAACGAAACTAGCGCTAATGCCATTGCTGAGAAATTACGTCCTATCTTGGGTGCAGTTGGTAGTGAAGTGATTGTGGCATTTGATGCGGAAACTAACGCTTACCGCTTAGAAATTAATAAATATGTACACGGCAACCTGCAATGTTGCGTGATTAATGCTGAGTTCTTAAGCAGCGGCGATTACAGACAGCTATTGAAAACATCTAATATGCTTAACGGTTTGGTCGGCGTAGGTGCAATTGTTAAACGTAATGAAAAAGAACAAACCGTTTCAACGTTCAAACAAGCTTTAGATTGGCTACAAGGTGAAGCGAAAAATACACTGAATATTCAGCGTTATAAAGGTCTTGGCGAAATGAACCCAGAGCAGTTATGGGAAACCACGATGGATCCAAAAGTGCGTCGTTTACTGAAAGTGCAAATTGATGATGCCATTGCTGCAGATGAAATTTTCACGACACTGATGGGAGATAACGTAGAACCTAGACGTGCATTTATTGAAAATAATGCTTTAGGCGCTAATAACTTAGATATTTAGATTTTGAATATCTGCTAAACAATAAAAGCCCTCACGGGCTTTTATTGTTTTAGGTAATTCAATCAATTATTAATATTTTGTAATGGTATTTAATTATTAAATTACAAATGAATGGTAACTAATGATTACAGTAGACTTCACTGAAATTAGAAATGCATTTGAGTTTGTAAGTTCAGGCTCGCCATCACAGCATCATGCATATATCAGCAAAGATACAGGTGCAATTTACTGGACATCAAGCGTGCTGGAGTTAGATGAAGAGGTGCCGGAAGACCTAGAAACATCCTTGAATTATATGGAAGTACCCCATAAAAATGAGTTAAAGCTTGGTCAATCCTTAGCGCTATCGTTTATTGACCAGACGTTACCTGATGAATACAACTTTGTAGCAAGCCTCTTTCGTAAGCGTGGTGCCTACAGACGCTTTAAAGATATGTTGCAATATCAAGGCTTGCTTGAAAAGTGGTATGCATTTGAAGAGCAGGCTTCAGATGATGCTTTGTTAGCTTGGTGTCAGGAAAACGAAATTAAGCTGATAGATAAAGAACAGTAGAGGATTTAGACCATCATCTACTGTGTATGTTGATGATTTCTAGCGTTTTCTTAATTTACATTCAAAATTAATTTGTTCTGATAAGTCATGATATGTGGCAAGCGCGCCAGTAGTGGCGGAGTAAGGATCATTTTGTAGGTACTTGATGTATCTTAATTGGCGTGGGCTAACTTTTTTGCTGATAGCATCAATTTTGCAAGCACAGGCATTTTGGTTAGAGTCGCTAGTATATTGGCTTTCGCATAAACTATTTTCTTGATCCAGTAGGCTAGTTGGCCATGGTTCAG from Methylotenera sp. L2L1 includes:
- a CDS encoding UPF0158 family protein, giving the protein MITVDFTEIRNAFEFVSSGSPSQHHAYISKDTGAIYWTSSVLELDEEVPEDLETSLNYMEVPHKNELKLGQSLALSFIDQTLPDEYNFVASLFRKRGAYRRFKDMLQYQGLLEKWYAFEEQASDDALLAWCQENEIKLIDKEQ